In Gemmata obscuriglobus, a single genomic region encodes these proteins:
- a CDS encoding Gfo/Idh/MocA family protein — translation MSQKKVRVAIVGLGFGSEFIPIYQAHPDAEMYAICRRNRAELDACGDKFGIPKERRYTSYEDLLKDPNVDAVHINSPIPEHGAQSIAALKAGKHVACTVPMATKKDEIKQIIELQRETKKVYTMMETVVYAREYLFAKDLYDRGVLGRIQFLRGSHQQDMDGWPGYWPGLPPMHYATHCVSPCLAILSDPAKGKVALAESVVCHGSGRIREEFIPIYGSPFAVESATFKIGGTDVVAEVTRSLYDTARQYRESFDVTASNVSFEWQQVEGEDPVLHMRGLPEHQIPRRVKVPDFAGRLPDPIRKFTGAIHDATHLSFVQGGGHGGSHPHLVHNFLMAVLGNQPAFPDAPTSANWTLVGICAHESAMAGGTRVEIPKW, via the coding sequence ATGAGCCAGAAGAAGGTTCGCGTCGCGATCGTGGGTCTCGGGTTCGGGTCCGAGTTCATTCCCATCTACCAGGCCCACCCGGACGCGGAGATGTACGCCATCTGCCGCCGCAACCGCGCGGAACTCGACGCCTGCGGGGACAAGTTCGGCATCCCCAAGGAGCGCCGCTACACCAGCTACGAGGACCTGCTCAAGGACCCGAACGTGGACGCGGTCCACATCAACAGCCCGATCCCGGAGCACGGGGCGCAGAGCATCGCGGCGCTGAAGGCCGGCAAGCACGTCGCCTGCACGGTGCCGATGGCGACCAAGAAGGACGAGATCAAGCAAATCATCGAGCTGCAGCGTGAGACCAAGAAGGTCTACACGATGATGGAGACGGTGGTGTACGCCCGCGAGTACCTGTTCGCGAAGGACCTGTACGACCGCGGCGTGCTGGGCCGCATCCAGTTCCTCCGCGGCAGCCACCAGCAGGACATGGACGGCTGGCCGGGCTACTGGCCGGGCCTCCCGCCGATGCACTACGCCACCCACTGCGTGAGCCCGTGCCTTGCGATCCTCTCGGACCCGGCGAAGGGCAAGGTCGCGCTGGCCGAGAGCGTGGTGTGCCACGGCTCGGGCCGCATCCGCGAGGAGTTCATCCCCATCTACGGGTCCCCGTTCGCGGTCGAGAGCGCGACGTTCAAGATCGGCGGCACGGACGTGGTCGCGGAGGTGACGCGGAGCCTGTACGACACCGCCCGCCAGTACCGCGAGAGCTTCGACGTGACCGCCAGCAACGTCAGCTTCGAGTGGCAGCAGGTCGAGGGCGAGGACCCGGTGCTGCACATGCGCGGACTGCCCGAGCACCAGATCCCGCGGCGGGTGAAGGTGCCCGACTTCGCGGGCCGGCTCCCGGACCCGATCCGCAAGTTCACCGGCGCGATCCACGACGCCACGCACCTGAGCTTCGTGCAGGGCGGCGGGCACGGCGGCAGCCACCCGCACCTGGTCCACAACTTCCTGATGGCCGTGCTCGGGAACCAGCCCGCGTTCCCGGACGCCCCCACCAGCGCGAACTGGACGCTGGTCGGCATCTGCGCCCACGAGAGCGCGATGGCCGGCGGCACCCGGGTCGAGATCCCGAAGTGGTGA
- a CDS encoding HEAT repeat domain-containing protein codes for MTRPALPAALVLLTVWGAPAFGAADTKRLDPEPGEFSWSHLNPPELQYGCVGSLDEKEEGLAKVLEKGDADEQLAAARALWKGRSRRHAAAVLKYLAGPPPGGAAFRAFRGAVEDALQPAAILRELQKGDYLWGTWLAFLRPHKDLVPVLLQGLKAHPDERAETMLALGSSGDPRALAPLLELLAGKDYRAAGEAARALGYLGLDAAEPKLIEALAGGNPWRQVNASNALATLGSRKALPALKKLAESDDDTGALNVRGCAARAVKRIERRTRP; via the coding sequence ATGACCCGACCCGCACTGCCGGCCGCGCTGGTCCTGCTCACCGTGTGGGGAGCGCCGGCATTCGGCGCCGCCGACACGAAACGGCTCGACCCGGAACCGGGCGAATTCTCGTGGAGCCACCTGAACCCGCCCGAGTTACAGTACGGGTGCGTTGGCAGCCTCGACGAGAAGGAAGAGGGGCTGGCGAAGGTACTCGAAAAGGGCGACGCCGACGAGCAACTGGCCGCCGCCCGCGCGCTGTGGAAGGGGCGGAGCCGGCGCCACGCCGCCGCGGTGCTGAAGTACCTGGCCGGACCGCCTCCCGGAGGCGCCGCGTTCCGCGCGTTCCGGGGTGCGGTCGAAGACGCGCTCCAACCGGCGGCGATCCTGCGCGAACTGCAGAAGGGCGATTATCTCTGGGGCACGTGGCTGGCGTTCCTGCGCCCGCACAAAGACCTCGTGCCGGTGTTGCTTCAGGGGCTCAAGGCGCACCCCGACGAGCGCGCGGAAACGATGCTGGCTCTGGGGAGTTCCGGCGATCCGCGGGCGCTGGCCCCGCTGCTAGAATTGCTCGCTGGCAAGGACTACCGGGCGGCCGGCGAGGCCGCCCGGGCACTGGGCTACCTGGGCCTGGACGCCGCAGAACCGAAGCTCATTGAGGCACTCGCGGGCGGGAACCCCTGGCGGCAGGTGAACGCGAGCAACGCGCTCGCAACGCTGGGCAGCCGGAAGGCGCTACCCGCGCTGAAGAAGCTCGCCGAAAGTGATGACGACACGGGTGCGTTGAACGTCCGCGGGTGTGCCGCCCGGGCGGTCAAGAGGATCGAGCGCCGCACCCGGCCGTGA
- a CDS encoding SPFH domain-containing protein: MEDRELKLNSGWLALFGMLVWLGAVIALITYSAQWHEPRLVWAIVPLSLLWLFAWAGFIVNGPNQARVVQLFGKYVGTVRRTGFFYGNPLYWRTRVSLRVRTFETGMNKTEEKKDAAGTVLVPASTHREPIKVNDKDGTPIEISAVVLWKVVNPTEAVFQVDDYEEFVKLQADAALRSLTSRYSYDAPDSDAHSLRGHIEEVATQLKHELHTRMQLAGVEVLEARISYLAYAREIAAAMLQRQQAGAIVAARSQIVAGAVGMVESALDLLKERNVVELDPERRAAMVSNLLVVLCGHAVPQPVLNTGTLYN; the protein is encoded by the coding sequence ATGGAAGACCGTGAGCTGAAACTGAATTCCGGCTGGCTGGCGCTGTTCGGGATGCTCGTGTGGCTGGGCGCGGTGATCGCACTGATCACCTACTCCGCACAGTGGCACGAGCCCCGGCTCGTGTGGGCCATCGTGCCGCTGTCGCTGCTGTGGCTGTTCGCGTGGGCCGGGTTCATCGTGAACGGGCCGAACCAGGCGCGGGTGGTGCAACTGTTCGGCAAGTACGTCGGCACGGTGCGGCGGACCGGCTTCTTCTACGGCAACCCGCTGTACTGGCGCACCCGGGTGAGTTTGCGGGTGCGGACGTTCGAGACCGGCATGAACAAGACCGAGGAGAAGAAGGACGCCGCGGGGACGGTGCTGGTGCCGGCGAGCACCCACCGCGAGCCGATCAAGGTGAACGACAAGGACGGCACCCCGATCGAGATCTCCGCGGTGGTGCTGTGGAAGGTGGTGAACCCGACGGAGGCGGTTTTCCAGGTGGACGACTACGAGGAGTTCGTGAAGCTCCAGGCCGACGCCGCGCTCCGCAGCCTCACGAGCCGGTACAGCTACGACGCGCCCGACAGCGACGCGCACTCGCTCCGCGGGCACATCGAGGAAGTGGCCACGCAACTGAAGCACGAGCTGCACACGCGGATGCAGTTGGCCGGCGTGGAGGTGCTCGAGGCGCGGATCAGCTACCTGGCCTACGCCCGCGAGATCGCGGCGGCGATGCTCCAGCGCCAGCAGGCCGGGGCGATCGTCGCGGCCCGGTCGCAGATCGTGGCCGGCGCGGTCGGGATGGTCGAGAGCGCGCTGGACCTGCTGAAAGAGCGGAACGTGGTCGAACTGGACCCGGAGCGCCGGGCCGCGATGGTGAGCAACCTCCTGGTGGTGCTGTGCGGGCACGCGGTGCCGCAACCGGTGCTGAACACCGGCACGCTGTACAACTAA
- a CDS encoding lipoate--protein ligase family protein, giving the protein MSQTIRLLPFAGADGATNMSADEALLESASSGVASLRFYTWSEPTLSLGYFQRANERAADANLARLAWVRRSTGGAAIVHHHELTYALALPPGKEWASAEHWICLMHHIVQRVLRAHGVETHAVVCGEEQKLGPVVCFLHQTPGDLLLNGSKVAGSAQRKMKGALLQHGSILLRRSEFAPALGGICDADGAPVFDPESLAKLIAEAFAADTGWTLTPRDWTVTEQERTAAIRAEKYAHPDWNEKR; this is encoded by the coding sequence ATGAGCCAAACCATCCGCCTGTTACCGTTTGCCGGCGCCGACGGCGCCACGAACATGTCCGCCGACGAAGCGCTTTTGGAATCGGCGTCCAGCGGCGTCGCGTCGCTGCGGTTCTACACCTGGAGCGAGCCCACGCTGTCGCTCGGTTACTTCCAGCGGGCCAACGAACGCGCCGCCGACGCGAACCTCGCGCGGCTGGCGTGGGTCCGTCGCTCGACCGGCGGCGCGGCCATCGTTCACCACCACGAACTGACCTACGCCCTCGCGTTGCCGCCGGGAAAGGAGTGGGCGTCCGCCGAGCACTGGATTTGCCTGATGCACCACATCGTCCAGCGCGTCCTGCGCGCACACGGGGTGGAGACGCACGCGGTGGTGTGCGGCGAGGAGCAGAAGCTCGGCCCGGTGGTCTGCTTCCTGCACCAGACGCCGGGCGACTTGCTGCTGAACGGGTCGAAGGTGGCCGGGAGCGCGCAGCGAAAGATGAAGGGCGCGCTCCTTCAACACGGCAGCATCTTGTTGCGCCGCAGCGAGTTCGCCCCCGCACTCGGTGGGATCTGTGACGCGGACGGGGCGCCCGTGTTCGACCCCGAATCGCTCGCGAAGCTGATCGCGGAGGCGTTTGCGGCGGACACCGGTTGGACGTTGACGCCCAGGGACTGGACCGTCACGGAGCAGGAGCGCACGGCGGCGATTCGGGCCGAGAAATACGCCCACCCGGACTGGAACGAGAAACGGTAG
- the hemA gene encoding glutamyl-tRNA reductase: MNLRAIGCNVASASVELREKLAFNDEKARRALTELNARFDAEAVVVGTCNRVEIYVARQDTVAALHAPLMAEFLSEVHGVPADAILPHLYEHADADAAKHLFRVAAGLDSVVLGEGQIAGQVKDAYESAHKATATGPLLNALFPSALRVSKRVRTETGIGQGHVSVSSAAVDFVRQVFDTFTDKTVLVIGAGKMGRLTLKHLAEEHPAAILVTNRNADKAAAVAADCGGTVVPWAQLDDALVRADIVLSTTGAPEPIMPARRFDEKVRRSRAGRPLVVFDMAVPRDFDPAIHDGDAVSVFNVDDLAREADRCLGERRRHLPAAEQIIDTEVSKFVEDWNRRANGPVIGQLTAEIDKLRAALLEPMLGKLNGKLTAADKSLIEGTFRLFQNKLLHGPIAALSEASREGHSGSLRDALRKLFRLNNG; the protein is encoded by the coding sequence GTGAACCTCCGCGCCATCGGCTGTAACGTCGCGTCCGCCAGCGTCGAGTTGCGCGAGAAGCTCGCGTTCAACGACGAGAAAGCTCGGCGAGCGCTCACCGAACTCAACGCGCGGTTCGACGCCGAAGCCGTCGTCGTCGGGACGTGCAACCGGGTCGAGATCTACGTCGCGCGTCAGGACACTGTCGCGGCGCTGCACGCCCCGCTCATGGCCGAGTTCCTCTCGGAGGTTCACGGCGTGCCCGCGGACGCGATCCTGCCGCACCTGTACGAGCACGCCGACGCCGACGCCGCGAAGCACCTGTTCCGCGTCGCCGCCGGGCTCGACAGCGTGGTGCTGGGCGAGGGGCAGATCGCCGGGCAGGTGAAAGACGCCTACGAGTCCGCGCACAAGGCCACCGCCACCGGCCCGCTGCTGAACGCGCTGTTCCCCAGCGCCCTGCGGGTGTCCAAGCGGGTGCGCACCGAGACGGGCATCGGGCAGGGCCACGTGTCCGTTTCCAGCGCCGCGGTGGACTTCGTCCGCCAGGTGTTCGACACGTTCACCGACAAAACCGTTCTCGTCATCGGCGCGGGGAAGATGGGGCGGCTCACGCTCAAGCACCTCGCCGAGGAGCACCCGGCGGCGATCCTGGTGACCAACCGCAACGCCGACAAGGCCGCGGCGGTCGCCGCCGATTGCGGCGGTACGGTGGTGCCGTGGGCGCAACTGGACGACGCACTGGTCCGTGCCGACATCGTGCTCAGCACCACCGGCGCGCCGGAGCCGATCATGCCGGCCCGGCGGTTCGACGAGAAGGTGCGGCGGAGCCGCGCGGGGCGGCCCCTGGTGGTTTTCGACATGGCGGTGCCGCGCGACTTCGACCCGGCCATCCACGACGGCGACGCCGTGAGCGTGTTCAACGTGGACGACCTCGCCCGCGAAGCCGACCGCTGTCTGGGCGAGCGGCGGCGGCACCTGCCGGCGGCCGAGCAGATCATCGACACCGAGGTGTCGAAGTTCGTGGAGGACTGGAACCGGCGTGCGAACGGCCCGGTGATCGGGCAACTCACCGCCGAGATCGACAAGCTTCGCGCCGCGCTGCTCGAGCCGATGCTGGGCAAACTGAACGGCAAACTCACCGCCGCAGATAAGTCGCTGATCGAAGGGACCTTCCGGCTGTTCCAGAACAAACTGCTGCACGGCCCGATCGCGGCGCTGAGCGAAGCGAGCCGCGAGGGGCACAGCGGCAGCTTGCGCGACGCCCTCCGCAAACTGTTCCGGCTGAACAACGGCTGA
- the ccsA gene encoding cytochrome c biogenesis protein CcsA → MTGSLVQNIHHYCIGLSYLCAFLLETGRLLWPAAGWRLTGLAFGAAGLFAHSAYLLVNQPSPAVPFGSVLLLAWVLALFYFYGTVHHAKQAWAVFVLPVVIGLVAASRVLLTVEPEYAAVDLAQWTSGERFWGGVHGVLILCASVGVSVSFLASVMYLIQSRRLRNKVSPRAVVPMLSLERLEHMNRRAINIAFPMLTVGLLVGTLLLESTHALGENWFSVKVLSSAGLWVLFLVLLYLRYAVHLPARRLALFSIAAFALLLVALGAAHPFAIGGGK, encoded by the coding sequence ATGACCGGCTCACTCGTACAGAACATTCACCACTACTGCATCGGGCTCAGCTACCTGTGCGCGTTCCTACTGGAAACGGGCCGGCTGCTGTGGCCCGCGGCCGGGTGGCGCCTCACGGGTCTGGCGTTCGGCGCCGCCGGGCTGTTCGCGCACTCCGCGTACCTGCTCGTGAACCAGCCGTCGCCCGCGGTGCCGTTCGGGTCCGTGCTGCTGCTCGCCTGGGTGCTCGCGCTGTTCTACTTCTACGGCACCGTTCACCACGCGAAACAGGCGTGGGCCGTGTTCGTGCTGCCGGTCGTGATCGGCCTCGTGGCCGCCTCGCGCGTGCTGCTCACCGTCGAGCCGGAGTACGCCGCGGTCGATCTGGCGCAGTGGACCTCCGGTGAGCGGTTCTGGGGCGGCGTTCACGGGGTGCTGATCCTCTGTGCATCCGTGGGCGTGAGCGTAAGCTTCCTGGCCAGCGTCATGTATTTGATTCAGTCGCGGCGGCTGCGGAACAAGGTGAGCCCGCGGGCGGTGGTGCCGATGCTCAGCCTGGAGCGGCTCGAACACATGAACCGGCGGGCGATCAACATCGCGTTCCCGATGCTCACCGTCGGGTTGCTCGTCGGCACCCTGCTGCTGGAGAGCACCCACGCGCTCGGCGAGAACTGGTTCTCGGTCAAGGTGCTGTCGTCGGCCGGGCTGTGGGTGCTGTTTCTCGTTCTGCTGTACCTGCGGTACGCGGTACACCTCCCCGCGCGGCGGCTGGCGCTCTTCTCCATCGCGGCGTTTGCGCTCCTGCTCGTGGCGCTGGGCGCGGCGCACCCGTTCGCGATCGGGGGTGGCAAGTGA
- a CDS encoding sigma-70 family RNA polymerase sigma factor: MSTRVRPALSEMIRQFAGGLRQDHARDADLLSAFAHQQDDQAFADLVARHGPLVWGVCSRGLIDPNDAEDAFQATFLALARQAGALAERARTHETLAGWLYLTAQRIAHNLRRSQARRCEHEQKAAADWSERATAPASPAFELGGVLDEELGQLPARFREPLVLCYFQGKTHADAARQLGCPVGTVSGRLARACELLRDRLARRGVALAVGQVAVVLAAAGSTARAAVAPVPARLADATAAAARPFVTGDGAGTAAGQLALGVPPVRAGVNIKFVGVLAVAFLGVTVAAAVGLGPAPTPPADVRSASPPEVRDGGHAFGDPLPTGAIARLGTLRFRTGRMGFTSSVAFGPGAKSLLSAHGDDVVHVWDPVTGRERPRLDAPRLCTAVSATPDGRRLVGVGASEVWAWDLAANPPAVLWKTQQPRIVRGSIAISPNGRLVAHGSVKGTVVLLDAATGDELRTFPAVGSGLTFAPDSMRLAAWSHESAVNASVAVTDVSVWNVADGAHEYTLQVAPKGGAVSAVAFSPDGTTVATAAGDRRLRLWNAADGTWRADLTADADPLAYVGFQPDGTLIEAGGGRVRFWDTVRGAQSRPPVRAEDTADAYLLSGDGTLLARAGLFGAGMREVATGREIGAGAGMPDGLVHAVAFAPDGRSVVTAAYSESAGGSLYLWDATDGKLRGQAGTGTGHIIWGLDIAPDGAVSVASVPLYRNPAPRTRVMTWAEGLGRPPASYPLPAGTRCGASSPDRRYVAAATGDRVVFCDRATGQEVRALPIKCQANSLAFSADGSCVGVLDVSARRVTVCSLVDGRQTAWPRDDGAAVQFSLSPLALSPDGRLFAVCVAGRDGRLRVIETATGAELWQADARLSGLPAPEFVFSPDGRTLAAAGRDGTVRVWEVATGEERYRFSGHRAGVFSVAYSPDSRRVASASYDCTALVWDVGTLPAVPKNRAAPEELWAALTGHEAAPAYRAIAALVDSPGVAVPLLRSKLAPPAAPPARVREWLADLGSNQFATREAASRELARRGDQVFPELKQALAAAGSPEVRARLRRLLERLGSLSPDSRAVVRGVEVLERLGADPAARELLRELAGAPTESLLGRESRAAYRRLVSATAQ, encoded by the coding sequence ATGTCGACCCGCGTTCGGCCCGCGTTGTCCGAAATGATCCGCCAGTTCGCAGGCGGGTTGCGGCAGGACCACGCGCGCGACGCCGATTTGCTCTCGGCTTTCGCTCACCAACAGGACGACCAGGCGTTCGCCGATCTTGTCGCCCGGCACGGGCCGCTGGTGTGGGGCGTTTGCAGCCGCGGGTTGATCGATCCCAACGACGCCGAGGACGCGTTCCAGGCGACGTTTCTCGCGCTAGCGCGTCAGGCCGGTGCGCTCGCGGAGCGTGCCCGCACGCACGAGACCCTGGCGGGGTGGCTCTACCTGACGGCCCAGCGGATCGCACACAACCTGCGGCGGTCGCAAGCCCGGCGGTGCGAACACGAGCAGAAAGCGGCCGCCGACTGGAGCGAGCGGGCGACGGCACCCGCTTCGCCTGCCTTTGAGCTGGGCGGGGTGCTGGACGAGGAACTGGGGCAACTCCCCGCTCGGTTCCGCGAGCCTCTTGTGCTTTGCTACTTCCAGGGCAAGACGCACGCCGACGCGGCCCGACAGTTGGGGTGCCCGGTCGGGACCGTGTCGGGGCGGCTGGCCCGGGCGTGTGAACTTCTTCGCGATCGCCTCGCCCGCCGCGGTGTTGCTCTTGCCGTCGGTCAAGTCGCTGTGGTTCTCGCGGCCGCCGGTTCGACGGCTCGCGCAGCGGTCGCACCTGTACCGGCCCGGCTGGCGGACGCTACCGCAGCCGCGGCCCGGCCGTTTGTGACGGGCGACGGCGCGGGCACCGCGGCGGGGCAACTCGCCCTCGGTGTGCCCCCGGTTCGCGCCGGCGTGAACATCAAATTTGTGGGCGTGCTGGCCGTCGCGTTCCTCGGCGTGACGGTCGCCGCGGCGGTGGGGTTGGGGCCGGCGCCGACCCCGCCGGCCGACGTGCGCTCCGCCTCCCCTCCAGAGGTTCGCGACGGCGGCCATGCGTTCGGTGATCCGTTGCCGACAGGGGCGATCGCCCGCCTGGGGACGCTTCGCTTCCGGACCGGGCGGATGGGTTTCACGTCGAGCGTCGCTTTCGGACCGGGGGCCAAATCGCTGCTGTCGGCGCACGGCGACGACGTTGTCCACGTTTGGGACCCGGTTACCGGCCGCGAAAGGCCGCGCCTGGACGCCCCGCGGCTTTGCACCGCGGTCAGTGCAACCCCGGACGGGCGGCGCCTGGTTGGCGTTGGGGCTTCTGAGGTTTGGGCGTGGGATCTTGCGGCCAACCCGCCGGCCGTGCTTTGGAAGACACAACAGCCCCGGATCGTGCGCGGGAGCATCGCAATTTCGCCGAACGGGCGCCTGGTCGCCCACGGTTCGGTGAAGGGAACGGTCGTGCTGCTGGACGCGGCCACGGGCGACGAACTGCGCACGTTTCCTGCGGTCGGTTCCGGCTTGACCTTCGCGCCGGATTCGATGCGCCTCGCGGCCTGGTCTCACGAGTCGGCCGTGAACGCGAGCGTCGCGGTGACGGACGTGTCGGTCTGGAACGTTGCGGATGGGGCGCACGAGTACACCCTGCAGGTCGCTCCGAAGGGCGGAGCGGTTTCGGCCGTTGCGTTCTCTCCGGACGGTACGACCGTGGCCACGGCTGCGGGTGATCGCCGCTTGCGGCTCTGGAACGCGGCTGACGGAACGTGGCGGGCCGATCTGACCGCAGACGCTGACCCCCTCGCCTACGTCGGGTTCCAGCCCGACGGCACATTGATCGAGGCGGGCGGTGGTCGCGTCCGGTTCTGGGATACGGTGCGGGGGGCGCAGTCGAGGCCGCCGGTCCGGGCCGAGGACACCGCGGACGCGTACCTCCTCTCGGGAGACGGAACCCTCCTGGCTCGGGCCGGGCTGTTCGGCGCCGGGATGCGCGAGGTCGCGACCGGCCGCGAGATCGGCGCGGGCGCGGGGATGCCGGACGGGTTGGTTCATGCCGTCGCGTTCGCCCCGGACGGCCGGTCCGTCGTGACGGCGGCGTACAGCGAGTCGGCCGGGGGCTCGTTGTACCTCTGGGATGCGACTGACGGCAAACTCCGGGGGCAGGCCGGTACTGGAACGGGACACATTATCTGGGGCCTCGACATCGCTCCGGACGGGGCGGTGTCGGTGGCGAGCGTGCCGCTGTACCGAAACCCCGCGCCGCGGACTCGCGTCATGACGTGGGCGGAGGGGCTCGGTCGTCCGCCGGCCAGCTACCCGCTGCCGGCCGGGACCCGGTGCGGGGCGTCATCGCCGGACCGCCGTTACGTAGCCGCCGCGACCGGCGACCGCGTTGTGTTCTGTGATCGCGCGACCGGTCAAGAGGTGCGAGCACTCCCAATCAAGTGTCAGGCGAACAGCCTCGCGTTTTCGGCCGACGGGAGCTGCGTCGGGGTGCTGGACGTCTCCGCGCGGCGGGTGACCGTTTGCTCGCTGGTGGACGGCCGCCAGACGGCCTGGCCGCGGGACGACGGCGCGGCCGTTCAATTCTCGCTGTCGCCGCTGGCTCTATCGCCGGACGGGCGGTTGTTCGCGGTGTGCGTTGCCGGACGCGACGGCCGGCTGCGGGTGATCGAAACTGCGACCGGGGCGGAACTGTGGCAGGCGGACGCGCGGCTGAGCGGGCTACCCGCGCCCGAGTTTGTTTTCTCCCCGGACGGGCGCACCCTCGCGGCGGCCGGCCGGGACGGGACGGTGCGGGTGTGGGAGGTGGCAACCGGCGAGGAGCGGTACCGCTTCTCCGGGCACCGCGCCGGGGTGTTCTCGGTGGCGTACAGCCCCGACTCGCGGCGTGTGGCGTCGGCGAGTTACGACTGTACCGCGCTGGTGTGGGACGTCGGGACGCTCCCAGCCGTGCCGAAGAATCGGGCGGCTCCCGAGGAACTCTGGGCCGCCCTGACGGGGCACGAGGCGGCACCGGCCTACCGCGCGATTGCGGCGCTGGTCGATTCGCCCGGTGTTGCGGTTCCGCTGCTCCGCTCCAAACTTGCCCCGCCCGCCGCACCGCCCGCGCGCGTGCGGGAATGGCTGGCGGACCTGGGGAGCAACCAGTTCGCGACCCGCGAGGCCGCGAGCCGCGAACTGGCGCGGCGGGGCGATCAGGTTTTCCCGGAACTCAAACAGGCGCTCGCCGCCGCCGGCTCGCCGGAGGTGCGTGCCCGGCTCCGGCGGTTGCTGGAGCGGCTCGGATCTCTGTCGCCGGACAGCCGGGCGGTTGTACGGGGTGTCGAAGTTCTGGAACGGTTGGGAGCGGACCCGGCCGCCCGGGAACTCTTACGAGAACTCGCGGGCGCGCCGACCGAGAGCTTGCTCGGGCGTGAGTCACGGGCGGCATACCGGCGGCTGGTGTCGGCCACTGCGCAGTGA
- a CDS encoding DUF1559 domain-containing protein, producing the protein MTRGTRRSAFTLIELLVVIAIIAILIGLLLPAVQKVREAAARMKCSNHLKQISLAAHNYHDANQSFPQTTLTGTTVASGYSTCFVALLPYLEQSALYDALRAKAVAANRKYVGGVGDGGANSLDATPIPLLVCPSDKMPNPAVGQEPGSNFYHGLTSYHPVATGLDKSNSKWGTDGAIPNARTVKILDITDGTSNTLLFGEWTNFDPNFVSWAPFVGSDSRYELWIFAGVWDSSSSGCLATGGLPFNYRLPAAPSGTTLTTALNTIQLRAQAFGSSHSGGANVSFADGSVRFISNNINSSPLVLPALCSRAGGEPIDATAY; encoded by the coding sequence ATGACTCGGGGTACGCGACGTTCGGCGTTCACGCTGATCGAGCTGCTGGTGGTGATCGCGATTATTGCCATACTCATCGGCCTCCTGCTGCCGGCCGTTCAGAAGGTCCGGGAGGCGGCGGCCCGGATGAAGTGCAGCAACCACCTCAAGCAGATAAGCTTGGCCGCGCACAACTACCACGACGCTAACCAGAGCTTTCCGCAAACGACTCTCACGGGCACTACCGTGGCCTCCGGGTACTCGACCTGCTTCGTGGCCCTGCTCCCGTATCTGGAGCAGTCCGCCCTGTACGACGCGCTACGCGCCAAGGCGGTTGCGGCGAACCGGAAGTACGTGGGCGGGGTGGGCGACGGCGGGGCGAACTCGCTCGACGCCACACCGATCCCGCTACTCGTTTGCCCGTCCGACAAGATGCCTAACCCGGCGGTCGGCCAGGAACCCGGCAGCAACTTCTACCACGGCCTTACCAGCTACCACCCGGTTGCCACCGGCCTGGACAAGTCGAACAGCAAGTGGGGCACTGATGGCGCGATCCCGAACGCGCGAACGGTCAAGATCCTCGACATTACCGACGGCACGTCGAACACGCTGCTGTTCGGGGAGTGGACGAATTTCGATCCCAACTTTGTGAGCTGGGCGCCGTTCGTGGGCAGCGACTCGCGGTACGAGCTGTGGATCTTCGCGGGCGTCTGGGATTCGAGCAGTTCGGGCTGCCTGGCCACGGGCGGCCTGCCGTTCAACTACCGGCTGCCCGCGGCGCCGTCCGGGACCACTTTGACCACCGCGCTGAACACGATCCAGCTCCGCGCGCAGGCGTTCGGCAGCAGCCACAGCGGCGGGGCGAACGTGTCCTTTGCGGACGGGTCCGTCCGGTTCATTTCGAACAACATCAACAGCTCCCCGCTGGTTCTGCCGGCGCTCTGTTCGCGGGCCGGTGGCGAGCCCATCGACGCCACGGCGTACTGA
- a CDS encoding carboxypeptidase-like regulatory domain-containing protein, with the protein MRRYYFAPLLFAALACGCERQPEFAPVEGTVTRAGRPVANIEVAFYADEPTRGPRSTALTDANGRYRLQADTGADGAVVGAHRVCLYDRDPAFIMSLNMGTIAAFDKGRLPPELAGKLPTGAIMPGKAPVSRVPDKYMQPWESPLRVEVKSGPQTHDFQIP; encoded by the coding sequence GTGCGTCGCTATTATTTTGCTCCGCTCCTGTTCGCCGCCCTGGCCTGCGGGTGCGAGCGCCAACCGGAGTTCGCACCGGTCGAAGGGACGGTCACCCGAGCCGGGCGGCCGGTCGCCAACATCGAAGTCGCTTTTTACGCCGACGAGCCGACACGCGGGCCGCGGTCGACGGCGCTCACCGACGCCAACGGCCGGTACCGGCTGCAAGCCGACACCGGGGCGGACGGGGCCGTGGTCGGCGCCCACCGGGTGTGCCTGTACGACCGCGATCCCGCGTTCATCATGTCCCTGAACATGGGCACGATCGCCGCGTTCGATAAGGGGCGGTTACCGCCGGAGCTGGCGGGCAAGCTGCCGACTGGAGCGATCATGCCCGGTAAGGCGCCGGTCTCGCGCGTGCCGGACAAGTACATGCAGCCGTGGGAATCGCCGTTGCGGGTGGAGGTGAAGTCCGGCCCACAAACCCACGACTTTCAAATCCCATGA